A stretch of the Sphingobacteriales bacterium genome encodes the following:
- a CDS encoding SIMPL domain-containing protein: MKENNKSFLIALGLIIGLGINGYFIGRAIQRFNKEDRSISVKGFSEREVKADLAVWTIKIRITTNDLSTGSQEIETNKSKIIEFLVKNGIKTEEILQQDLSVSDKLAREYVEPNMGGFRYILENTLQVRSTNVDNIQKVSRMTDELVKAGVVISNTDNYQPAVQYIFTRLKDIKPEMLKEATQNAKKAALEFTKESGVKLGSLKKASQGLFTITDRDDYYSGQGGEGGYYPSSVLDVFKKVRVVVNIEYSVR, translated from the coding sequence ATGAAAGAAAATAACAAATCATTCCTTATCGCACTCGGACTGATTATTGGCCTGGGGATTAATGGTTATTTTATAGGAAGGGCTATACAGCGGTTCAATAAAGAAGACCGGTCCATTTCAGTTAAAGGATTCTCAGAGCGGGAGGTTAAAGCAGATCTGGCTGTATGGACTATTAAAATCAGAATTACGACCAACGACTTAAGTACAGGCAGTCAAGAGATAGAAACCAACAAGTCAAAAATCATTGAATTTTTAGTGAAAAATGGCATCAAAACTGAAGAAATCCTCCAACAGGATCTGAGTGTCAGTGATAAACTTGCCCGTGAATATGTGGAGCCAAACATGGGCGGATTCAGGTATATTCTTGAAAACACCTTGCAGGTCAGATCGACCAATGTTGACAATATTCAGAAAGTCAGCCGGATGACAGATGAACTGGTAAAGGCAGGTGTAGTGATTTCAAATACAGATAATTATCAGCCTGCCGTTCAGTATATTTTTACACGTCTGAAAGATATAAAACCCGAAATGCTGAAAGAAGCCACACAAAATGCGAAAAAGGCGGCACTTGAATTTACTAAAGAAAGTGGCGTAAAACTTGGCAGCCTGAAAAAAGCCAGTCAGGGTCTGTTTACCATTACCGACCGTGATGATTACTACTCAGGCCAGGGAGGTGAAGGCGGTTATTATCCTTCCAGTGTCCTCGATGTATTTAAAAAAGTCAGGGTAGTCGTCAATATTGAATATTCTGTCAGGTAG